Sequence from the Gemmatimonas sp. genome:
CTTCGACGACCTGCGACTCGGCCCCATGGTACACGAGCCCGCTCGGCAGTGCGGTGACCTCCTCGTGCGTGACCGGCACGCGCAGTGGACGTACCAGTTTGCGGTCGTCGTGGACGACCAGGCGCACGACATCGATGTGGTGATTCGCGGGGAGGACCTGCTGGCGAGCACGGGGCGGCAGCTGCAGCTGGCGGCGTTGCTTGGCCGCACGCGGCCGCTGCGCTTCCTGCATCATGCGCTGCTGGTGCACCCCGACGGTAGCAAGTTGAGCAAGGCCACGCACGATACGGCACTGCGGGATATGCGCGCGGCGGGGGCACGTCCCGAGGCGCTGCTGGCCGAAGCGGCGCGACGTGCCGGCGTGGCGCAGCGGCACACGCTGCCGGCCACGGCCATCGCCGAGCTCTTCGGGTAGTCGGTTGTCGTCACGACCGCCAACACCGGACAGCGCCAACTGAGAACTGACAACTACAACTAGAAACTGAAAACCTCCCGGATATCACGTGATCTCCGGGAGGTTCTGAGTTCTGAGTTCTGAGTTCTGAGTCCTTAGTTCTTAGTCCTCAGTCCTTAGTCCTTAGTCATTAGTTCTCATCTCTCACTTGACCCCGAGCATGCCCAGCACCGCCAGCAGCACCCACTGCGGTCCCTTGTAGCCGTCGGTGCGGTCGTCGTACGACTCGTCGAGCGAGTGTGCGCCGCGTCCCACGCCGCCGCCGTCAAGCGTGACGGCCGGGATGCGCAGGTTCATCGGTACGTTGGCGTCGGTGCTCGAAATGGTGAGCGGCGCGTACACGTTCATGGTGCGCGCCGCGGCCAGCGACGCGCGCACGATGAACGACGTGTCGGGAGTGGTACCAGCGGGGCGCAGCCCCATGGTGTCGATCTGCAGTGTCAGCGCCGCCTTGCTCTGCGGCCAGCGCGCCTTTTCCTCCACCACCGCCTCGCGCAGCGCCTTCTGCAGGCGCCCATCGATCTCGGCCAGTGCCGCCGCCGTTTCGCTGCGCAGGTCGATCTCCATGATCGCTTCGAACGGAATGGAATTTACCGACGTGCCGCCCGACACGATGCCCACGTTGAAGGTCACCTTGGGCGTCGTGGTTGCCTCCAGGTCCGCGATCTTGGCAATGGCGCGCCCCATGGCGTGCATGGGGTTGGGCATGCCAAAGGCCCCGTAGCTGTGTCCGCCCGGCCCCTTGTAATGCACGCGGTAGCGGTTGCTCCCCACGCCACCGTTGGTGACGCCAAAGCCCGTCCCGTCAATGGAGATGAACATGTTGATCGAGTCGCGCAGCGGACCGGCGAAGATGGCGCGCATGCCGCGCAGGTTGCCGGGGCCTTCTTCACCGACGTTGCCCACCACCAGCAGGCGGCCGCTGAAGGGGATCTTCTGCGTGATCACCTGCTTCGTGACGGCAAGCACCACCGCCAGCCCGCGACAGTCGTCACCAATGCCCGGGGCAATCAGCTTGGTGCCTTCGCGCTTCACCCGCACATCGGTGCCTTCCGGGAACACGGTATCCAGATGACCTGCGAGCATGAGCGTTGGGCCGGGGCGCGCGCCCCGGATTTCACCGATCACGTTGCCTTCCTTGTCGATGCGCACGTTCTGCACACCGAGGTCGCGGAAGCGCTTGGCATACTCGGCGGCGCGTGCCTGCTCCTTGAATGGCGGGGCAGGGATCTGGCAGATCGACGCCTGCTGGTCGAGCGTCCACGCATTCTCGTTCTGCAGCGCCGAGAAGGCCGCCGTTACCGCAGGATGCTTGGCGAGGCGGTCCACGCTCGCTTCGAGCGGCGTGGGCTTGGCGGCGGCGGCTTTGGCTTGGGCCAGCAACGGGGCGGGCACCGCGGCGAGGAGGGAAACGCACAACGCCGGGAGCATGCCCCCGGCGTTGGTCGCGAAACGGGTGGGACGCATGGGGGTCAACTCGTGATCGTGATGGTGCCGGCGGTCGCGTTGGAGGTCACGGTGAACTCGACCAGGCCGGAGGTACGCTCCCCCCCGATCCACCCGCCGTTGGCATTGAACGTCGCGCCATGATTGGGACAACGGAAGCCCGTGGCGGTAATGCCGATGGTCGTGCCCTGATGCGGGCAGACCATGGAGAAGGCGCGGTAAGTGGCGGGACCGCTGCGCACCACGGCAATGGGCGTTCCCGTGGTGGTCACCCGGGCAATTCCCCCCACCGCGGCGAGAGCGGGGAAGCTGGCCAGCGTGACCGTGACGGAAGTGCCGCCCGGCGGTGGGGCCGTCGGATTGCTGTCCCCGCCGCCACAGGCGGCGAGGAACGCACCGACCGCCGCCAGGGTGCCGGTGGCCACGAAGTCACGACGAGAGCACGAATTGCAGCCAGACATGCAGATCTCCGGGGTGTGAGTCAGAGCTTGATGGACGCGGCAGCCCAGCGCGCCGGATCGGTATCGCTTTCGAACGCCAGGTCGGGATCGACGGTGAGGGTATTGCCGTCCCGGGTGATCTGCAGCCGATCCATGTTGCGCGTGGCGCGGCCGCTCACGAAGGTGCCGTTGGGCTGATACTTGGACTTGTGCCGGGGGCACTGAAAGCCTGCCCCCTTGGGCAAAACCTTGAGCGCGGTATTCTGGTGCGGGCAGGAGAGGGCGAAGGCAAAGACCTCGCCTCCCGCGCGGCAGAGGATTACTTCGTTGGTGCCGTCAATTGACACGCCGTCGGCCGCAGGGAGCGGATACTTCACCGGTCCACGCCCGCCGGGCCGCACCGCGAGCGCCTGCACCGTGCTCACCGGGCCGAACAGCGCCCAGCCGGCCATGGCAGCGCCGGTAGTGAGTGATTGGCGGAGGAAGGCCCGTCGTGCCGTGCAGCCGTCGCACGCCGATGCGCTGTTGTCGGGAGGCATGTTGGACATGTTCAACTCAGATGTTGGCGACCAGCACCCCGAGCAGCACGATCACGATCCACGCGGCGAGGCTCACGTAGGCATGACGCCGCAGCAGGAGCCACGGCCCGGTAACCTCCGGGCCTGCGGTAGACATCTCGATCGTGTTGCGGGCGTTCGTGAGCACCTGCCGTTCCACCCGCTGCATGAGCGCACCGTTCAGCACGAGCAGCGCGATGGCGCCCATCTTCAGCCAGAATACCCGTGACGGCCAGAAAGTGCCTAGGTCGGCCGTGCACAGGGCCACGCCGCTCATGACGGTCAGGGCCAGCGCCATGATGACCACGCGGTGGGTGGCGTGCAGGTCGGCCGCCACCGCGAGATAGGCGTCGCTGCTTCCGGGCGTGGCCAGCACGACGCGCCGATCCGCCCCCACGGCAATGCCGCCGCCGATGAACAGGGCCACGACATGCACCGCGATGACGGCCGTGGGCAGCCAGCTGCTGGCCGCGTAGAAGTCGGCCCATGGTTGAAAGGCGGCCGTGAGGAGGTCCTGCATGGAGGCGGGGTGAGGGGGAAAGAAGGCGCGATCAGTTGCCCACGAGCATCAGCAGCCAGCTCGCGGTCGATGCGCCCATCGAGCCAAGGGCCACGTTCCGGTGCAGACGGCGCTTCTCGCCGTTTTCTTCCGGCTCGTCGGCCAGGCTGCCCGCGTAGGCGAACCCGCCACTCGCCGCGAGGAACAGCACGCTGTGCACGATGCGCCGCGTGCGTCCGTTCGGATCCTTCCGCCCCTCCCAGAGGTTCCACGTGCCCGTGACCGCGTTCGCGCCGAACAGCAACGCCGTGCCCCCCGCCGCATACGGGTGGATGGTCTCCGCCCATGCCGGCGCGTCGGGGCCCTTCGAGAGCAGCTGGTCGCCCGATACGTACGACACGGCGAAGAGCGGCAGCATGGCCCAGCTGAGCGCGCGGTGAATGGTCACACGGCGGGTATAGCCGTCGCTGTACGTTACCGCCTTGCGCGCCCGCCGCTTCACGGTGTCCTGCGGTGCCGAACTCACCAGCGCCACCGGTGAGACCACGGGGCCAAGCACGACGGCGCGCGGCACGCTGTCGGATGGCACGACCGCGAGCAGCGAAGCAGTCAGGAGCGCCGGGAGAAACGACATGGGCAGCCTCGAAACGTTAGGGGGAGGGAGTCGGACTGAGCATCAATGTACCGCCAAGTGGCAATGCGCATGACCTCGCCATCGCGCATCAACACGCTGCATCCCGCCGACCCCAGGTGCCGCGAACGTTCCCGATGCCCCGTCGATCGCCGGGTTCATTACATTCGAACACGATGCCCCCACGCTCATTGCCGTTGATCGCCCCCCGCGCCGTCGCCCGGAAGTCGGACGCGTCGGGCGTGGTGCGTCGGTGGCGGGCTCAAGTGATGTGCGTCACGATCGCGGTCGCCGTGCTGCTCTGTGCCCTGCCGCTCGGTTCCCCGTTGGCCGCGCAGCGTGCCGTCCGCTGCGGCGATGGCGAACGGGTGAAGGCTGTTGGCTTCGAGGGGAGCCCGGCCTTCGATGGGTTGGCCATGGCCGCCACAATCGTGACGCACCAACCCGGATTCGCCACCCGGGTGTTGCGCCTGGGCACCGCCCCGTGTCTCGATTCCCTCGAGGTCCGCCGCGACGCCCTGCGACTGGCCATCCTCCATCGGCAGGCGGGGTGGTTCCAGGCCTCGGTCTCCCCGGTCATCACACGCCGCCCCGATGGGGTGCGGGTACGCTTTGTGGTTACCCCGGGGCGCGAGGCGCTGCTCGATACCATTCGTGTGCAGGGCATGCCGCAGCCGCTCCCTGGACGGCGGCCCTACGATGCGCCCTTGCTGGCGTTGCAGGGGCAGCGATTCGACCGCACGCGCGTCGATACCACCGTGTCGAGCGTCGTGGCCCACCTGCGCGACGCCGGCTTCGCACGAGCCGGTATCCCCGCCAGTCACATCACCATTGACAGCATCAACGCCCGCGTGTCCCTCGATCTCACCTTCGAGGTGGGACGCCGCATGCAGATCGGGCAGGTCCACGTGGAGATTCGTCCGGTCACCTCCGGACGCCCCCGCGTGGACTCGGCCGATGTCGCGCGCCTCGTGGCCATCGATCCTGGCGATCGCTTTCAGGCCACGGCGCTGCTCGACGCACAGCGTGCCCTGTATCGATCGGAAGCCTTCCGTCTGGTCCTCATGGACACGGTCACGCCGGCGACCGGCAAGGACAGCGTCCTCGACCTGCGCATATCGGTGGCGGAGGCGCGCACACGCGCCGCTCGCGTGGGACTGGGCTGGGCCACGCAGGACTGCGTCCGCGTGCAGGGGCGCATCAACGATCGCGGCTTTCTCGGTGTGGGCCGGCGCGTGGAGCTCTCGGCCCGCGCCTCCAAGATCGGCGTGGGCGCCCCAACAGACGTGGCGCCGGCGCTCTGCTCGCAGCCGTTGCGCGATGATCCGTTCAGCCAGCGCCTCAACTACTACGTAGGGGCCACGCTCACCAATACGCGCCTGTTCGGGCTGCCTCTGGTCCCGCTGGTGTCAGTGTACAGCGAGCGGCGTGGCGAACCGTTCGCCTTCCTGCGGGAAACGTCGGTGGGAGCATTGGCCGAGGTCTCGCGCCAGTTCTCTGTCCGCACCGCGGGCACCTTCGGCTTTCAGTACGAGAACGGGAAGACGACTACGGACCCGGTGGTGTCGTGCACCCGGTTCGGCCTCTGCCGTCCTGAGGAGCTGGTGCTGTCCGCCTTCGGGCGCGGCGTGGGCATCGTGAGTACCTCGGCGTCACACGATCACACCGACGATCTCGCCGACCCATCGCGCGGCTGGCGGGTGCGCGGGGAAGTGCGGCTTGGCGAAACGGTGTCGGAGCTGGTCTCCACGGTGCGCTTCCAGCGCTTCACCGGCGAGTGGGCCGCGTTCAGCCGGTTGTTCGGGGGCGTGATTGGGGCGCGGGTACAGGCCGCGGGCGCCTTCGCGCCGGGGGCGGAACTCGTCGATGGTACCCCACTCATTCCGCAACAGGAACGCCTCTTCGTAGGCGGGCAGAACTCCGTGCGCGGATACCAGCAGAACCTGCTCGGGGCCGTGGACTACGTGGTGACCTCGGTGCGCCCGGCCGGTGCGAACGGTGACGAGTTTGAGGTCGCGCCGGGAGCGGGCGGGCGCGCGGTGCCTCGCGGGGGCACGGCCATGCTCGTGGGCAATCTCGAGTGGCGTCGCGGCTTTCGCTTCATCGCCGAGCGGCTCCAGTTCGCGGCGTTCCTCGATGCCGGCACGTTGTGGGAAACGCGCTCCGACCGCTTTGCGTGGAGTGACCTTCGCTATACCCCGGGGCTGGGTCTCCGGCTGGTGACGCCGCTCGGCCCCTTCCGGGTGGACATTGGCTATCGCCCCTACGGCATGCGCGCGGGACGGGCGCTCTACTTCTCCCCCAACAGCCAGGAGGGCGTGGCCGGCATCTTCTGCGCGAGCCCACGAACGCGCGATGCCGCCGGTGACTTCTTGAGCGTCTTCTCCTGTCCGGCCACCTTCAGCCCGCCGCCCTCGCGCAGCGTGCTCTCGCGGCTCGTCTTTCACTTCGGGCTTGGGCAGGCGTTCTGATGGTGCGCACCATGTCGCCCAGGCAGCGTCGCTTCTGGTGGGTGGTCGCCATCCTCCTCGGTGCTGGCGCCGGCATGAGTCTGGGATACCTCGTGGCCACGCGCACCGACGCTGGGCGCCAGTGGTTGCTGTCGGCGCTCGTGACGCGTGCGAACGGCGTCTTCGGCGGCCGCGGGTCCCTGCGCATCGGGAGCCTGCGGGAGATCTCCCCGGGGCGGGTCGTCGCCGAGAACGTATCGCTGGTGGATACCGCCGGCGTGCCGGTGGTCACCGCCGAGCGGGTGATCGGAACGCTCGATGTGCGCGGCCTGCTCGGACGCGCCATTCACATTCGGCAGCTCGCGTTGGCCGGCGTGGCCATGACGCTGCGTCAGGAAGCCCCGGGGCGGCCGTGGAACATCGCGCACATCATTGCCGGGGACACGGCCACCAAGGTCCCTCACACCGGCGTCCGGTTCGGCGACGACGTGCGCATCGATTCGCTGCGGATCGAGCGTGGCGTCGTGACCACGCGCGCGCCGTGGGCGCCACACCCGATCTTCACCGGAGCCGCGCGCGACAGTGTCGTTGCCGTGCGTGACAGTCTGCACGATCTCGAGCGGCTGCCGGATGGGCAGATTTTCGAACGGCGCCGCATTGCGCTGGACGTGGTGCAGGCGCACGACGTGGTGATTGTCGACGTGCAGAAGCGCCCCGCGTCGCTGCAACTCGATTCACTGCGCGGGGTGCTCTCCGATCCCCCGGTGCCGGTGCGGCACGCCAGCGGACAGGTCACGTGGACCTCCGACTCCCTGCAGCTCGTGTTGCGTGAGGTGCGCCTCCCCGACTCGCGGGGAACGGCCAGTGGCTCGGTGGCGTGGAACCGGCCCGGGCCAGTGCGCTTCGATGTGCAGGTGCAGTCCGATGCCGGGCTCGCCGACCTGGCATGGATCTGGGATGCGCTGCCGCGGGAAGGACGGGGGACCGCGCTCGTGCACATGCGCACGCTGGCCGATGCGTACGACGCCGAGTATCGCTTGCGCCAACTCGACGTGACGAGCGGCGGCTCGCGGGTGCGCGGAGATATTACGGTGACGGTGCGGCCGGCCGAGCTGCTGCTGCATGATATCGACCTGCAGTTCACGCCCCTGCAGAGCGCGCTGGCGCGACGCCTCAGCTACGACGCGCTCCCCGCCAACGTGCGTGGCGTCTTTACGGGGCATCTGCTGGCGCGCGAGGGGGGCGCACTCACGGCCTTCAGGATTGACCGGCTCGATGCACGCTTCGTGGACGCGGCGGTCCCGGGGAACGAGGCCGTATCGAGTGTGCGACTTGCTGGCATGCTCTCGTTCGGAGCGGCGCCTCGCGCGTGGGGGCTCACGGTCGCGGATGCCGTGGCCGACCTGCGTACGGTTCGGCTGCTCATGCCAACGATGGAGGCCATCGACGGGGTGGTCCGCGGCCAAGCGCAGGTGCGCCGTGCCGATCTTACGGCGGCGGACGTGCACGACATGGCACTCACGTGGACCGACGCCGTCGGCCATGTCTCGACGGTGCGCGGCGATGCGCGGGTGCGCTACGGCGTGGCCACGCCAGAGGTGTACGCCAATCTGGTGCTCGATCCGCTCTCCATGCCGGCACTGGCGCGCGTCGATACCACACTGGCCCTGCGTTCCCGGCTGGCCGGAACGGTCGCCCTCAACGGCCCGCTCAACGCACTCACCTGGCGTGCCCGCCTGCTGGCGCTCGACGGGGCGGCGGCGCGGCTCGCACTCGACAGTGCCGGTGTGCCGGTGGGGACGTCGCTCGCGCTCTCGGGCACCGCCATGCTGAACGCGCACGACTGGCAGGGGACTGCCGAAGGCACGCTGTCGGCGTTCGATGTGCGTGCGTGGATGGGGCGCGAGACGGTGCCGGCTACCGCGCTCGAGGGGTCGGTACGCCTCGCGGGGCGCGGACCGCTCGACTCACTCGCGCGCGGGCGCACCGACTCCCTTGCAATCTCGGGTTTCGAGGGCGGCGGTGAGGTCGTGCTAAGCCAACGTGAGGGCCCGGCCCGCCCGGCCTTCGATCTCGTGGCAAGCGCCTCGCTGGGCCGCGAGCGGCTGGTGGTGGATTCGGCGCTGGCGCGGTCGGGTGGCGTGCTGCTGTCCGCACGCGGCGCCCTGGCGCGCGATACCCTGCGCGTGGATACGCTGCAGCTGTCGCTGCAGGCCGACTCGCTGCAGGTGGTGCGCGCGCAATTGGAACGGTTCGCCGACATGCTGCAGCCGGTGGACACCGCCTTGGCGGCGTCGTTGCGCGCCGCGGCCGCCGATACGCTGACCGGCGATGTCTCGCTCTCCGGCTACCTGTACGGGAGCCTTGGCAAGGCCGACGCGACCGCGGCGCTGGGTGGGCGCGGGGTGCAGATCGGCGCGATTCACGCCGGCCGGGTGTTCGGCTCAGCCCGCGCCACCGACGTGCTGCGGCGGCCTGCCTTCGAAGCGGTGGCCAGTGTGGACGACGTCACCGGCATCGGGGCGGTGCGCCTGCAGACGGTGACCTTCCGCGTGAACGAGGCGAGTGCCGACAGCGGGATCATGGTGCTGGATGTGGGCACCGACGATGATGCGCATCTCGTCGTACGCGGTGGCTATGCGGCCGACGCCCGCAGCACCACCGTTCGCGTGGATTCGCTGCGACTGGCGTACGACAGCGTCTCGTGGCGTTCCGCTCGTGTTGCGCTCTTGCGTCGTGACAGCGTGGGGCTCACGCTCTCGCCCCTCGAACTGCGTTCGAGTGCTGGCGGGGTGTTGGCCGTCGAGGCCTCCGTGCCAAAGCAGGGGGCGGTGCAGGGTACGCTGCGCGTCGAGCGGTTCCCCTTTGGCGAAGTCGGCGCACTGCTGGCGGGTACCACCCCGCTGGCAGGGACCATCAGCGGGGGGGCCACATTGGCTGGTGCGCGCATGGAGCCGCTGCTCAGCTGGAATCTCGTGGCCGACTCGCTGGGGGTGGACGGGGTGCGGCTGCCACCCATCACCAGCACCGGCAGCTATGCCGACCGACGGCTCGTGGCCCGCGCCGAGCTGCGCGACACGCTGGGCGGACGTGTGCAGGCGCAGGCCACGCTGCCGGTAGATCTCACCCTCGCGTCGGTCGACACGCGGTTGCTCGCCGATGGTGTGGAGGGCGAGGTGCGCGTGGACTCACTGCGCTTGCAGGGGCTGCCGCTCACCATCGATGGGGTGAGCCGACTGCGGGGGCTGGTGGCAGGGCGCTTCGCCATTGGCGGCACCTTCGAGCGACCCACGGCCAATGGTCTCCTCACGCTCTCCGACGCCGGCGCCCGCATCGACGATTTCGGCATCGAACCGGCCGACGGTGCGCTCATGTTGCGGGCCAATGCCGACTCCCTGGTGCTCGAGCGCTTCCGGCTGCGCAGCGGCCGTGTCAGCGACACGGTGGGGGCCTCGGGGGTGCTGCGCTTCGCGGCCGGAGAGAGGCCAGCCAGCGTGGACCTCGCGCTCGCCGCCCGCGACTTCGTTGTCTCGCGGCAGAGTGACGGCACCGATCTCGATGTCGGCGGCGCGCTGCGCCTGTCCGGCCCGCTCAGCCGCCCACAGCTGAGTGGCCGCGTCGTCGTGCCGCGGGCCAACCTTGTTGTGGACCCGCTCGGCGCGCGCACGGCCCTCGATCTGTCGAGCAACGCCGCGCGCGCCCTGCTGGGTGCCGACGAGGTGCCCGTCGCTGAATCAGCGGCGCAATCACTCGCCAGGCTTGGCGCCTCCATCACTGTGGCGAACGCGCGCGTGGAGCTGGGGAATGAGGTGTGGGTGCGAACGCCGGAGGCGCGCGTGAATCTCTCCGGAGGCCTCGATGTCACCAAGAACGGCGATCGGTTGGCGCTCGATGGCGAGATCCGCGCCAACCGCGGGCAGTATCGCCTCGAGCTGGGAGTGGTCAACCGCAGCTTCAGCGTGGACTCCGGGCGCGTGCGCTTCTTCGGCAACAATGCCATCGCGCCCACCCTCGACATCACCGCCACCAACGTGGTGCGCGTGGCCGGCGGCAGCGAGATCCCCGTGCGCGTGCACATCGGCGGCAATTACGACAAGCCGGTCCTCACGCTTTCGAGCACCGATCCGCTCTACGCCAGCGCGCCTGAAAGCGAGATCATCTCGCTGCTCATCTTCGGCGCGCCCACCTTCGCCCTCGATGGACAGAGCCAGAGCACGGTGCGGGCGGTGACGGGCATTCTGCTGCCCAGCGTGGGCGGATTGGTGGAAGGCGCGCTGCAACGCTGGCTCCCGGTGAACACGATTCAGGTGAGCACGGGGCGGGGCCAGCAGGATGCGGCAACGACGGGCACCTCGCTCATCGACAATCTCAATCTCAGCATCAGCGCCGGCAAGCAGTTCGGCGAGCGCACGTTCCTGCGCCTCAACACCGGCATTTGCCGCGGCGTGGGGCAGGCCACGCAGCGCGGTGCAGGGCTGTGGGGCGGCGTGGCGGCCGAGTACCGCATTGCGCGCAACTGGTGGGGGCAGGTGGGCGTGGACCCCGGTTCAGCTCCCTGCACCCGCCCTGCGGGTGACGTGTTCCCGCGACTCCAGTTCGGCTTCGATCTGTTCAGAGAGTGGATTTTCTAGTCAGCCGATCGAAGACGCGTCGCACGGAGGTTCACTCGCGACGAGAGACTATCACTACGAACTCCCAACTCCCCCGACCCTCGCGCGATTGCCAAACGCGTTCCTCGTTCGGAGTTCAAGTCTTCAGCTTCAAGTCTACACGTGTCGATGGCGAAGTCGTTGCGTCCCCCAACGGCCACCACCGCTTGACCACCGTGTAGGCCGTGCCGGCAAGGGCGCCCAGCGTGGCGGCCCACGTGACCAGGGGCTCGCGCTTGCCGTCATCGCCGAGCAGCGCGGCCAGCAGCTCGCTGCGCAGGCGCAGCATCACCGGTGAGGCCACGCGGATGCTGTTGAAGTGCCGGTCGTAGCGCGCCCCAATGCCCTCGATGAGCGCCGCCGTCCGCGCGAAGTACACCAGTTCACCCGGCAGAATGATGGGCCAGTTGAACAGCTCGCGCATGACGCGGTCGGCCACCACTCTGGCACGTTCCACCGTGGCGGTTTCGCTGTAGGCAATGTCCAGCAGCGCCGCCACGAGATCGGTCATCGTTTCCGGCGACGTGCCGGGCGCCACCATGCCCAGGTCGAAGAAACCCTTGGCCGTACCGGCCGCATCGCGGCGGATCGCCGCGAGGATCGTTTCGAACAGCGCCTTGCGTGTGTGCACCGGCACGTCGATCACCATGCCGAAGTCCAGCAGCACCAGGCAGCCTTGCCGATCCACGAGCAGGTTCCCCGGGTGCGGGTCGGCATGGAAGGCACCGTCGCGCAGCATCATGCGCGCGTAGGTCTCGATGAGCGTTTCGGTGAGAACGTCGGCACGCACCTCGCCGCGCGCGATCTGCGCGTCGAGCCGGTCAATGCGGGTACCGTCGAGATACTCCAGCACGAGCACCTCACGTCGCGTCAAAGCCGTCTCCACACGCGGAATGCGCAGCCGCGGCTCGTCGGCGAAGCGTTCGCGCATGCGCAGGCACTGCATGGCTTCGCGCTCGAAGTCCATCTCCTCGCGCACGTGGCGGTCGAACTCGTCGAGCACCACGCGGAACCCCAGCACGTGCACGTGCGACCAGCGCGCGTACACCGTATCCACGATGGCTCGCGACAGCCGCACGTCGCGGTCCACCACGGGCTCCACCCCCGGCCGCAGCACCTTCACCACCACGTCACGCCCTTCGTAGCGCGCGCGGTGCACCTGCCCGAGTGATCCGGCCGCAATGGGCGTACGGTCGAGTGCCTGCACGACGTGATCGGGCGGCGCCCCCCACGACCGGGTCAGGGTGGCCTCGATGTCGCTCCAGGGGACGGGCGGCACACGATCGGTGAGTGTGCCCAGGGCGTGCAGGTAGGGTTCGGGGATGAGGTCTGCGCGGCTCGCGAAGATCTGCGCCAGCTTCACGAATGTCGGCCCGAGCGCCGCCAGGTCGCGCACGATCGCCGTGGCGCGACGCTCGTGAAAGGCCGGGCTGCGGGACAGCGGGGCGCCAAACCAGAGCCAGCGCCGACGGTCCCGAAGGAACGACACCACCAGGGGCACCAGTGTGCCGAGGATGAGCCACAGCCTCGGCAGGTCTCGCCACGGGACCTTACGACTGGTCATGAGGGGCCGGCGCCCTGTTGGGCGAAGGGAGAGTCGAGCTGACGGGCCCTCGGGCCTCGCCGGCACATCTGTCGCCATCGAGCGCCGTAAGCGTACCTGACCGCTGCCAGAGCAGCTCCGCGAGATCCTCGCGCCGGGCCAGGCGAGACGGTGTGACCATGCGGCGCCGGCACCAGTACCGGCCGCTGTCGTGGGTGGCCTCGACGGCACCGGAAAGCCACACGAGGGTGTCGGCGCCCGCGGCTGGCGAGATCGACACGAGGTCCATGACGCCCCGCAGCAGCCGCCCCATGCGGCCGTTGTTGGTGGCGAAGCGCGTGCTCACCACCCCCGGGTGCAGGGCGTGGGTGACCACGCGTGCCGTGTCGAGTCGGCGTGCCAGGCTGGTGGTGAACCAGATGTTGAACAGTTTCGAGTTGGCGTAGGCGCGCCAGCCACCGAAGCCCTGCGTCAGCTGCAGGTCGTCCAGTTCCGGTCGCGCATTCTCATGCGCGCGACTGGAGACGTTCACGATGCGCGCCGGGGCGCCAGGGGCCGCCGCAGCATACAGGGAGGGCAGCAGCAGCAGGGTGAGCGTGTAGTACGCCAGGTGGTTGAGCGCGAAGGTCTGCTCGAATCCGTCCACGGTAAGCTGGCGCTCCAGGAACATGGCGCCGGCGTTGTTGGCGAGCACGTGAATGACCGGGTGCGCCGCCTGCAGCCGCGCGGCGAGGTCGCGCACGGCATCCTGACGGGACAGGTCGGCAATCTCGCAGGTAATGTCGCGGCGGCCGGTGTCGGTCATGATGGCGTGCGCGGCGGCCCGGGTCTTGGCCTCGTTGCGCCCCACCATCACCACCCGGGCGCCCCCGAGGGCATACTGCCGCACCGCGGCCTTGCCGATGCCGTCACTGGCACCGGTAATCACGACCGTCTGGCCGGCGAACGAACGCATGGGCATGACCATGGGTGGAAGATGACGAAGGGAGCGCCGGTAAACGACGCTCCCTTCTGCAACCCGTGGCTGCCGCGTTCGGTTCGCGACGCGCGGGGCGGCGCGTCAGTTCGCGATGGCAGTGATGGTGACGGGACCAACGGTTCCCGACGTGGCGGTGGCGCTCTGGAGGCCGGCCTGTGGTCCCAGCGTCCAGCGCACCGTCA
This genomic interval carries:
- a CDS encoding translocation/assembly module TamB; translated protein: MSPRQRRFWWVVAILLGAGAGMSLGYLVATRTDAGRQWLLSALVTRANGVFGGRGSLRIGSLREISPGRVVAENVSLVDTAGVPVVTAERVIGTLDVRGLLGRAIHIRQLALAGVAMTLRQEAPGRPWNIAHIIAGDTATKVPHTGVRFGDDVRIDSLRIERGVVTTRAPWAPHPIFTGAARDSVVAVRDSLHDLERLPDGQIFERRRIALDVVQAHDVVIVDVQKRPASLQLDSLRGVLSDPPVPVRHASGQVTWTSDSLQLVLREVRLPDSRGTASGSVAWNRPGPVRFDVQVQSDAGLADLAWIWDALPREGRGTALVHMRTLADAYDAEYRLRQLDVTSGGSRVRGDITVTVRPAELLLHDIDLQFTPLQSALARRLSYDALPANVRGVFTGHLLAREGGALTAFRIDRLDARFVDAAVPGNEAVSSVRLAGMLSFGAAPRAWGLTVADAVADLRTVRLLMPTMEAIDGVVRGQAQVRRADLTAADVHDMALTWTDAVGHVSTVRGDARVRYGVATPEVYANLVLDPLSMPALARVDTTLALRSRLAGTVALNGPLNALTWRARLLALDGAAARLALDSAGVPVGTSLALSGTAMLNAHDWQGTAEGTLSAFDVRAWMGRETVPATALEGSVRLAGRGPLDSLARGRTDSLAISGFEGGGEVVLSQREGPARPAFDLVASASLGRERLVVDSALARSGGVLLSARGALARDTLRVDTLQLSLQADSLQVVRAQLERFADMLQPVDTALAASLRAAAADTLTGDVSLSGYLYGSLGKADATAALGGRGVQIGAIHAGRVFGSARATDVLRRPAFEAVASVDDVTGIGAVRLQTVTFRVNEASADSGIMVLDVGTDDDAHLVVRGGYAADARSTTVRVDSLRLAYDSVSWRSARVALLRRDSVGLTLSPLELRSSAGGVLAVEASVPKQGAVQGTLRVERFPFGEVGALLAGTTPLAGTISGGATLAGARMEPLLSWNLVADSLGVDGVRLPPITSTGSYADRRLVARAELRDTLGGRVQAQATLPVDLTLASVDTRLLADGVEGEVRVDSLRLQGLPLTIDGVSRLRGLVAGRFAIGGTFERPTANGLLTLSDAGARIDDFGIEPADGALMLRANADSLVLERFRLRSGRVSDTVGASGVLRFAAGERPASVDLALAARDFVVSRQSDGTDLDVGGALRLSGPLSRPQLSGRVVVPRANLVVDPLGARTALDLSSNAARALLGADEVPVAESAAQSLARLGASITVANARVELGNEVWVRTPEARVNLSGGLDVTKNGDRLALDGEIRANRGQYRLELGVVNRSFSVDSGRVRFFGNNAIAPTLDITATNVVRVAGGSEIPVRVHIGGNYDKPVLTLSSTDPLYASAPESEIISLLIFGAPTFALDGQSQSTVRAVTGILLPSVGGLVEGALQRWLPVNTIQVSTGRGQQDAATTGTSLIDNLNLSISAGKQFGERTFLRLNTGICRGVGQATQRGAGLWGGVAAEYRIARNWWGQVGVDPGSAPCTRPAGDVFPRLQFGFDLFREWIF
- a CDS encoding AarF/UbiB family protein — its product is MTSRKVPWRDLPRLWLILGTLVPLVVSFLRDRRRWLWFGAPLSRSPAFHERRATAIVRDLAALGPTFVKLAQIFASRADLIPEPYLHALGTLTDRVPPVPWSDIEATLTRSWGAPPDHVVQALDRTPIAAGSLGQVHRARYEGRDVVVKVLRPGVEPVVDRDVRLSRAIVDTVYARWSHVHVLGFRVVLDEFDRHVREEMDFEREAMQCLRMRERFADEPRLRIPRVETALTRREVLVLEYLDGTRIDRLDAQIARGEVRADVLTETLIETYARMMLRDGAFHADPHPGNLLVDRQGCLVLLDFGMVIDVPVHTRKALFETILAAIRRDAAGTAKGFFDLGMVAPGTSPETMTDLVAALLDIAYSETATVERARVVADRVMRELFNWPIILPGELVYFARTAALIEGIGARYDRHFNSIRVASPVMLRLRSELLAALLGDDGKREPLVTWAATLGALAGTAYTVVKRWWPLGDATTSPSTRVDLKLKT